One region of Vespula vulgaris chromosome 9, iyVesVulg1.1, whole genome shotgun sequence genomic DNA includes:
- the LOC127066126 gene encoding F-actin-uncapping protein LRRC16A isoform X4, with protein MSTRSQLTKDLNESVKALLGKHVKILLKNVVKLETKPDKQENRVLVFSPCRLFLLTAKVPTRIDCHFHYLEIVSIESKRANQLCLTVGERFYNFTTTSVGADTTEVDAMIEALHTAIRNIFPTVPLNYIIRKIEVIPASRLQTIRGSELARSTEATRHTGPCGGFSTQYACMCDLHGVPYREEVAWDVDTIYLSHDTRELNLRDFDHLDQKDLVPIISALEYNTWFTKLRASHLKLSHEPLERLLHVMRRSLSIQELYLDNLGVKWDFAHKLSLALISNANTMLQTIDLSYNMIEDKGATHLSGPIGKLPKGLQKLNLAHCGLTGKGIGQIAHALSLNRSMPTSLQYLNLSENTLKDDINNLCNFLAQPNSLTHLDLSGTDTTLECLFGALLRGCATNLVHLNVARNSFSSKKTKEIPPSFKQFFTATLSLKYLNISFCKLPLEALKHLLLGLACNESTVGLELDMSGNNLGSMGAHVLESCIHGVRCIASLDISDSNMDVDLAQVITAIGKNKSIKQLYMGRNTTGMKSKHIAVVMDALVQMLQEDDCVLQALHLPDSRLKSDLYNLINALGSNTCLHTLDISGNQIGDPGARLLAKALQINNHLRTIIYDKNNITLQGYADIVHALEKNCSVRHMPFPIFDLQPCMKTSAEKTEQLAKKIQDLLQRNVTPCKYSHGQAFRLQQGFLLSSTQQMVDRLVVQTQDTIKAIAAESCDANNDINYATGLIQDADNSKQLLPRLHEVLQRRDENNPIELKLHDMANELHKVVTMYLEDSLDAMLKCANEQCPTILSQTVIRGDESEPIAVEDDVRNICKEKNHISAEFIHTTITEQAGADIINRVNELNLAVAAHVSDRTTDEVIESLSRSYKTLIGDCDSRTRSSTPDVLRPSAGSMSSGSVIGVTSATGVSMTLHGGRTSLISEVECPPETYSLENSLSHCSSEQSPMKLDYLNLATPHLSNKRKSLHGRKLRPKSVVDSVEGLSADDIPDLLPSLPKSQAEAISETEHSLTESLDSVSELPNTVGQQLQHLVKSRPRRTKTRAPTRPMLRPDQPVDGLALGEGLDVFFRPTTPTTPLISPTSDDSSLHTFPTDGSPNLSLASHKSIPPDLDKKHGCNSPMLKTLLEPTPRSRSSDNLEKFSPLVGRRSQGDSPLTASPLARRNTTDNAQGHERVMSRCDSSKDTYNNSIMSTSVDSSKRNTLPNIGSIPTSRNSRESEDCGKILQLQNNTNSSSDKDRSSAQAMSSVKLRSTGFDLRSPTNGSNTKNSSESSKSPILKSVVKGNNSSSDGKNNGALLKNKPIPPATAPKPRPWSMAADRKSGEFSLLSDGSSPNTSAGNTPDSGDALDESTDSGVSGPASLPPTLSASSTASSLSNTSVEKRSVRELAASLNKGKADKKENEHSTPAPWRSVLQRSADRPVTKVTEAPKTGEDSPFSFKLRRTSFLRDSNFNYDNDVVDV; from the exons ATGTCAACGAGATCGCAACTCACAAAGGATTTAAACG AATCGGTGAAAGCGCTACTTGGTAAGCATGTCAAGATACTGCTAAAAAATGTTGTCAAGTTAGAAACTAAGCCAGATAAGCAAGAAAATCGTGTTCTT GTATTTTCACCATgccgtctttttcttttaacggcCAAAGTACCCACAAGg ATCGACTGCCACTTCCATTATCTAGAAATAGTATCTATAGAATCCAAAAGAGCAAACCAATTATGTTTAACAGTAGGAGAaagattttacaattttactaCAACCAGTGTGGGTGCAGATACTACCGAAGTCGATGCGATGATCGAGGCCTTACATACTGCAATTCGCAATATCTTTCCTACAGTACcattaaa ttatattataagaaagatagaagtaATCCCAGCAAGCAGATTACAAACCATAAGAGGTAGTGAATTAGCTAGGAGCACAGAAGCAACAAGACACACTGGGCCTTGTGGTGGGTTTTCCACTcagtatgcatgtatgtgtgaTTTACATGGTGTACCATATAGAGAAGAAGTTGCCTGG GATGTAGACACAATATACTTATCCCATGATACCAGAGAACTTAATTTAAGGGATTTTGACCATTTAGATCAAAAAGATTTGGTACCAATAATATCAGCCTTGGAATATAATACATGGTTTACAAAATTGAGAGCATCTCATCTTAAATTAAGCCATGAACCACTCGAAAGATTATTGCATGTTATGCGTAGGTCACTATCCATTCAAGAACTCTATCTGGATAATCTCGGAGTTAAATG GGATTTTGCACACAAATTGTCATTAGCCTTAATTTCTAATGCTAATACAATGTTACAGACAATAGATCTGTCATATAATATGATCGAGGACAAAG gaGCTACACATTTAAGTGGCCCTATTGGAAAATTACCAAAGGGATTACAAAAATTGAATTTGGCTCACTGTGGATTAACTGGAAAAGGCATTGGTCAAATAGCACATGCATTAAGTTTAAATAGGAGTATGCCAACTAGTCTGCAATACTTAAATCTTTCAGAAAATACTTTGAAAGATGATATTAAT AATTTATGTAACTTTCTGGCACAGCCTAATAGTTTAACACATTTAGATCTTAGCGGTACAGATACTACCTTAGAATGt ctATTTGGTGCTTTATTGCGAGGTTGTGCAACTAATCTAGTCCATCTAAATGTTGCTCGCAATTCTTTTTCAAGTAAAAAGACCAAAGAAATACCTCCCAGTTTTAAGCAATTTTTTACAGCAACACTTTCATTAAAGTACTTAAACATCTCTTTCTGTAAATTACCTCTGGAGGCATTAAAACATTTGTTACTTGGTTTGGCATGTAATGAAAGTACAGTAGGTTTAGAACTTGATATGAGTGGAAATAATTTAGGTTCTATGGGTGCTCATGTTTTGGAATCGTGTATACATGGGGTGAGATGCATAGCATCATTGGATATTTCGGACAGCA ATATGGATGTTGATTTAGCGCAAGTAATAACAGCTATAGGTAAAAACAAGTctattaaacaattatatatggGTCGAAATACGACTGGTATGAAAAGCAAACACATTGCTGTTGTAATGGATGCTTTGGTTCAAATGCTGCAAGAGGATGATTGCGTTTTACAAGCATTACACTTACCTGATTCTCGTCTTAAATCTGATCTCTATAATTTGATTAATGCTTTGGGAAGTAATACGTGTCTTCATACGTTAGACATAAGTGGAAATCAGATTGGAGATCCTGGTGCAAGATTATTAGCCAAAGCATTGCAAATCAATAATCACTTAAGAACTatcatttatgataaaaataatattacgctTCAAGGTTATGCAGATATCGTGCATGCTTtggaaaa AAATTGTAGTGTGAGGCATATGCCATTTCCAATTTTTGATCTACAACCGTGTATGAAAACGTCTGCTGAAAAAACAGAACAATTAGCTAAAAAAATCCAAGACTTGCTGCAAAGAAATGTTACGCCATGTAAATACAGTCATGGACAAGCATTTAGACTTCAGCAAGGTTTTTTGTTAAGTTCTACACAACAGATGGTTGATAGGCTTGTTGTTCAAACTCAGGATACTATCAAAGCTATAGCTGCAGAAAGCTGTGATgcaaataatgatattaattatgctACTGGTCTGATACAGGATGCTGATAATTCTAAACAG CTCCTTCCAAGATTACATGAAGTACTCCAAAgaagagatgaaaataatCCAATTGAGTTAAAATTACATGATATGGCAAACGAACTTCACAAAGTTGTTACCATGTACTTAgag gattcATTAGATGCAATGCTTAAATGTGCGAATGAACAATGTCCAACAATACTTTCACAAACAGTAATTAGAGGAGATGAAAGTGAACCTATTGCAGTGGAGGATGATGTTCGTAATATttgtaaggaaaaaaatcatataagtGCAGAATTTATTCATACAACTATTACAGAACAAGCTGGTgctgatattattaatagagtCAA tGAGTTAAATTTAGCGGTTGCTGCGCATGTATCTGATAGAACCACCGACGAAGTAATCGAATCTTTGTCGCGTAGTTACAAAACTTTG ATCGGAGATTGTGATAGTCGAACAAGAAGCAGTACTCCAGACGTATTAAGACCAAGTGCAGGTTCCATGAGTAGTGGAAGTGTTATTGGTGTTACAAGTGCAACTGGTGTTTCTATGACATTGCATGGTGGAAGGACTAGTCTTATTTCAGAAGTAGAGTGTCCTCCAGAAACATATTCCTTGGAAAATTCTCTTAGTCATTGTTCCAGTGAACAATCGCCAAtg AAATTGGATTATTTGAATCTT GCAACTCCGCACTTATCTAATAAACGGAAAAGTTTACATGGGAGAAAATTAAGACCAAAATCTGTGGTAGATTCTGTAGAAGGATTGTCAGCAGATGATATACCTGATTTACTTCCATCACTGCCAAAAAGTCAGGCAGAAG CTATTTCAGAAACTGAACATTCCTTAACAGAATCGTTAGATTCTGTCTCAGAATTACCTAATACTGTAGGTCAACAATTACAACATTTAGTTAAATCTAGGCCACGAAGAACAAAAACTAGAGCACCTACAAGACCAATGTTAAGACCAGATCAACCTGTAGATGGTTTAGCTCTTGGCGAGGGACTAGATGTATTTTTCCGGCCTACTACACCGACTACACCACTTATATCACCTACAAGTGATGATAG TTCTTTACATACGTTTCCAACGGATGGGAGTCCAAATTTATCTCTGGCGAGTCATAAAAGTATACCACCTGATCTAGATAAAAAGCATGGATGTAACTCACCGATGTTGAAAACGTTACTTGAACCAACACCACGTTCAAGGTCTAGCGATaacttagaaaaattttctcctCTCGTTGGGAGACGTTCGCAAGGTGATTCACCATTAACCGCATCACCTCTGGCTCGACGAAATACGACAGATAATGCTCAGGGACATGAGAGAGTAATGTCCAGATGTGATAGTAGTAAGGATACATATAATAACAGTATTATGAGTACTTCCGTTGATTCTTCCAAACGTAATACTTTACCAAATATTGGATCAATTCCAACCTCTCGTAATTCTCGAGAATCAGAAGACTGTGGGAAAATATTGCAATTgcaaaataatacaaattcgtCATCGGACAAAGACAGATCTAGCGCACAAGCAATGTCTTCTGTTAAATTACGTTCCACTGGTTTTGATCTTCGAAGTCCAACCAACGGTAGCAACACCAAAAATTCATCGGAATCGTCTAAGTCACCGATATTAAAATCTGTTGTTAAAGGAAATAATTCTAGCAGCGATGGAAAAAATAATGGtgctcttttaaaaaataaacctATTCCTCCTGCTACAGCACCAAAGCCACGACCTTGGAGCATGGCTGCTGACAGGAAATCCG GTGAATTTAGCTTATTGAGTGATGGGTCGAGTCCAAATACGTCTGCAGGGAATACACCTGACTCTGGTGATGCTCTCGACGAATCAACTGATAGTGGTGTCAGTGGACCGGCATCATTACCACCTACATTATCAGCAAGCAGTACAGCAAGTTCACTGAGCAATACAAGTGTAGAGAAAAGATCGGTCAGAGAATTGGCAGCTAGtttaaataaaggaaaagctGACAAGAAGGAGAATG agcATAGCACACCTGCACCATGGAGGTCGGTGCTTCAACGTTCTGCTGACCGACCAGTTACCAAG gTAACGGAAGCGCCGAAAACGGGTGAAGATTCTCCGTTCAGCTTTAAACTTCGTCGCACTTCGTTTTTACGtgattcaaattttaattatgacAACGACGTTGTTGACGTTTAA
- the LOC127066126 gene encoding F-actin-uncapping protein LRRC16A isoform X3, with product MSTRSQLTKDLNESVKALLGKHVKILLKNVVKLETKPDKQENRVLVFSPCRLFLLTAKVPTRIDCHFHYLEIVSIESKRANQLCLTVGERFYNFTTTSVGADTTEVDAMIEALHTAIRNIFPTVPLNYIIRKIEVIPASRLQTIRGSELARSTEATRHTGPCGGFSTQYACMCDLHGVPYREEVAWDVDTIYLSHDTRELNLRDFDHLDQKDLVPIISALEYNTWFTKLRASHLKLSHEPLERLLHVMRRSLSIQELYLDNLGVKWDFAHKLSLALISNANTMLQTIDLSYNMIEDKGASSLCGIIAKLMQGATHLSGPIGKLPKGLQKLNLAHCGLTGKGIGQIAHALSLNRSMPTSLQYLNLSENTLKDDINNLCNFLAQPNSLTHLDLSGTDTTLECLFGALLRGCATNLVHLNVARNSFSSKKTKEIPPSFKQFFTATLSLKYLNISFCKLPLEALKHLLLGLACNESTVGLELDMSGNNLGSMGAHVLESCIHGVRCIASLDISDSNMDVDLAQVITAIGKNKSIKQLYMGRNTTGMKSKHIAVVMDALVQMLQEDDCVLQALHLPDSRLKSDLYNLINALGSNTCLHTLDISGNQIGDPGARLLAKALQINNHLRTIIYDKNNITLQGYADIVHALEKNCSVRHMPFPIFDLQPCMKTSAEKTEQLAKKIQDLLQRNVTPCKYSHGQAFRLQQGFLLSSTQQMVDRLVVQTQDTIKAIAAESCDANNDINYATGLIQDADNSKQLLPRLHEVLQRRDENNPIELKLHDMANELHKVVTMYLEDSLDAMLKCANEQCPTILSQTVIRGDESEPIAVEDDVRNICKEKNHISAEFIHTTITEQAGADIINRVNELNLAVAAHVSDRTTDEVIESLSRSYKTLIGDCDSRTRSSTPDVLRPSAGSMSSGSVIGVTSATGVSMTLHGGRTSLISEVECPPETYSLENSLSHCSSEQSPMATPHLSNKRKSLHGRKLRPKSVVDSVEGLSADDIPDLLPSLPKSQAEAISETEHSLTESLDSVSELPNTVGQQLQHLVKSRPRRTKTRAPTRPMLRPDQPVDGLALGEGLDVFFRPTTPTTPLISPTSDDSSLHTFPTDGSPNLSLASHKSIPPDLDKKHGCNSPMLKTLLEPTPRSRSSDNLEKFSPLVGRRSQGDSPLTASPLARRNTTDNAQGHERVMSRCDSSKDTYNNSIMSTSVDSSKRNTLPNIGSIPTSRNSRESEDCGKILQLQNNTNSSSDKDRSSAQAMSSVKLRSTGFDLRSPTNGSNTKNSSESSKSPILKSVVKGNNSSSDGKNNGALLKNKPIPPATAPKPRPWSMAADRKSGEFSLLSDGSSPNTSAGNTPDSGDALDESTDSGVSGPASLPPTLSASSTASSLSNTSVEKRSVRELAASLNKGKADKKENEHSTPAPWRSVLQRSADRPVTKVTEAPKTGEDSPFSFKLRRTSFLRDSNFNYDNDVVDV from the exons ATGTCAACGAGATCGCAACTCACAAAGGATTTAAACG AATCGGTGAAAGCGCTACTTGGTAAGCATGTCAAGATACTGCTAAAAAATGTTGTCAAGTTAGAAACTAAGCCAGATAAGCAAGAAAATCGTGTTCTT GTATTTTCACCATgccgtctttttcttttaacggcCAAAGTACCCACAAGg ATCGACTGCCACTTCCATTATCTAGAAATAGTATCTATAGAATCCAAAAGAGCAAACCAATTATGTTTAACAGTAGGAGAaagattttacaattttactaCAACCAGTGTGGGTGCAGATACTACCGAAGTCGATGCGATGATCGAGGCCTTACATACTGCAATTCGCAATATCTTTCCTACAGTACcattaaa ttatattataagaaagatagaagtaATCCCAGCAAGCAGATTACAAACCATAAGAGGTAGTGAATTAGCTAGGAGCACAGAAGCAACAAGACACACTGGGCCTTGTGGTGGGTTTTCCACTcagtatgcatgtatgtgtgaTTTACATGGTGTACCATATAGAGAAGAAGTTGCCTGG GATGTAGACACAATATACTTATCCCATGATACCAGAGAACTTAATTTAAGGGATTTTGACCATTTAGATCAAAAAGATTTGGTACCAATAATATCAGCCTTGGAATATAATACATGGTTTACAAAATTGAGAGCATCTCATCTTAAATTAAGCCATGAACCACTCGAAAGATTATTGCATGTTATGCGTAGGTCACTATCCATTCAAGAACTCTATCTGGATAATCTCGGAGTTAAATG GGATTTTGCACACAAATTGTCATTAGCCTTAATTTCTAATGCTAATACAATGTTACAGACAATAGATCTGTCATATAATATGATCGAGGACAAAG gaGCATCTAGCTTGTGTGGGATAATTGCCAAGTTAATGCAAG gaGCTACACATTTAAGTGGCCCTATTGGAAAATTACCAAAGGGATTACAAAAATTGAATTTGGCTCACTGTGGATTAACTGGAAAAGGCATTGGTCAAATAGCACATGCATTAAGTTTAAATAGGAGTATGCCAACTAGTCTGCAATACTTAAATCTTTCAGAAAATACTTTGAAAGATGATATTAAT AATTTATGTAACTTTCTGGCACAGCCTAATAGTTTAACACATTTAGATCTTAGCGGTACAGATACTACCTTAGAATGt ctATTTGGTGCTTTATTGCGAGGTTGTGCAACTAATCTAGTCCATCTAAATGTTGCTCGCAATTCTTTTTCAAGTAAAAAGACCAAAGAAATACCTCCCAGTTTTAAGCAATTTTTTACAGCAACACTTTCATTAAAGTACTTAAACATCTCTTTCTGTAAATTACCTCTGGAGGCATTAAAACATTTGTTACTTGGTTTGGCATGTAATGAAAGTACAGTAGGTTTAGAACTTGATATGAGTGGAAATAATTTAGGTTCTATGGGTGCTCATGTTTTGGAATCGTGTATACATGGGGTGAGATGCATAGCATCATTGGATATTTCGGACAGCA ATATGGATGTTGATTTAGCGCAAGTAATAACAGCTATAGGTAAAAACAAGTctattaaacaattatatatggGTCGAAATACGACTGGTATGAAAAGCAAACACATTGCTGTTGTAATGGATGCTTTGGTTCAAATGCTGCAAGAGGATGATTGCGTTTTACAAGCATTACACTTACCTGATTCTCGTCTTAAATCTGATCTCTATAATTTGATTAATGCTTTGGGAAGTAATACGTGTCTTCATACGTTAGACATAAGTGGAAATCAGATTGGAGATCCTGGTGCAAGATTATTAGCCAAAGCATTGCAAATCAATAATCACTTAAGAACTatcatttatgataaaaataatattacgctTCAAGGTTATGCAGATATCGTGCATGCTTtggaaaa AAATTGTAGTGTGAGGCATATGCCATTTCCAATTTTTGATCTACAACCGTGTATGAAAACGTCTGCTGAAAAAACAGAACAATTAGCTAAAAAAATCCAAGACTTGCTGCAAAGAAATGTTACGCCATGTAAATACAGTCATGGACAAGCATTTAGACTTCAGCAAGGTTTTTTGTTAAGTTCTACACAACAGATGGTTGATAGGCTTGTTGTTCAAACTCAGGATACTATCAAAGCTATAGCTGCAGAAAGCTGTGATgcaaataatgatattaattatgctACTGGTCTGATACAGGATGCTGATAATTCTAAACAG CTCCTTCCAAGATTACATGAAGTACTCCAAAgaagagatgaaaataatCCAATTGAGTTAAAATTACATGATATGGCAAACGAACTTCACAAAGTTGTTACCATGTACTTAgag gattcATTAGATGCAATGCTTAAATGTGCGAATGAACAATGTCCAACAATACTTTCACAAACAGTAATTAGAGGAGATGAAAGTGAACCTATTGCAGTGGAGGATGATGTTCGTAATATttgtaaggaaaaaaatcatataagtGCAGAATTTATTCATACAACTATTACAGAACAAGCTGGTgctgatattattaatagagtCAA tGAGTTAAATTTAGCGGTTGCTGCGCATGTATCTGATAGAACCACCGACGAAGTAATCGAATCTTTGTCGCGTAGTTACAAAACTTTG ATCGGAGATTGTGATAGTCGAACAAGAAGCAGTACTCCAGACGTATTAAGACCAAGTGCAGGTTCCATGAGTAGTGGAAGTGTTATTGGTGTTACAAGTGCAACTGGTGTTTCTATGACATTGCATGGTGGAAGGACTAGTCTTATTTCAGAAGTAGAGTGTCCTCCAGAAACATATTCCTTGGAAAATTCTCTTAGTCATTGTTCCAGTGAACAATCGCCAAtg GCAACTCCGCACTTATCTAATAAACGGAAAAGTTTACATGGGAGAAAATTAAGACCAAAATCTGTGGTAGATTCTGTAGAAGGATTGTCAGCAGATGATATACCTGATTTACTTCCATCACTGCCAAAAAGTCAGGCAGAAG CTATTTCAGAAACTGAACATTCCTTAACAGAATCGTTAGATTCTGTCTCAGAATTACCTAATACTGTAGGTCAACAATTACAACATTTAGTTAAATCTAGGCCACGAAGAACAAAAACTAGAGCACCTACAAGACCAATGTTAAGACCAGATCAACCTGTAGATGGTTTAGCTCTTGGCGAGGGACTAGATGTATTTTTCCGGCCTACTACACCGACTACACCACTTATATCACCTACAAGTGATGATAG TTCTTTACATACGTTTCCAACGGATGGGAGTCCAAATTTATCTCTGGCGAGTCATAAAAGTATACCACCTGATCTAGATAAAAAGCATGGATGTAACTCACCGATGTTGAAAACGTTACTTGAACCAACACCACGTTCAAGGTCTAGCGATaacttagaaaaattttctcctCTCGTTGGGAGACGTTCGCAAGGTGATTCACCATTAACCGCATCACCTCTGGCTCGACGAAATACGACAGATAATGCTCAGGGACATGAGAGAGTAATGTCCAGATGTGATAGTAGTAAGGATACATATAATAACAGTATTATGAGTACTTCCGTTGATTCTTCCAAACGTAATACTTTACCAAATATTGGATCAATTCCAACCTCTCGTAATTCTCGAGAATCAGAAGACTGTGGGAAAATATTGCAATTgcaaaataatacaaattcgtCATCGGACAAAGACAGATCTAGCGCACAAGCAATGTCTTCTGTTAAATTACGTTCCACTGGTTTTGATCTTCGAAGTCCAACCAACGGTAGCAACACCAAAAATTCATCGGAATCGTCTAAGTCACCGATATTAAAATCTGTTGTTAAAGGAAATAATTCTAGCAGCGATGGAAAAAATAATGGtgctcttttaaaaaataaacctATTCCTCCTGCTACAGCACCAAAGCCACGACCTTGGAGCATGGCTGCTGACAGGAAATCCG GTGAATTTAGCTTATTGAGTGATGGGTCGAGTCCAAATACGTCTGCAGGGAATACACCTGACTCTGGTGATGCTCTCGACGAATCAACTGATAGTGGTGTCAGTGGACCGGCATCATTACCACCTACATTATCAGCAAGCAGTACAGCAAGTTCACTGAGCAATACAAGTGTAGAGAAAAGATCGGTCAGAGAATTGGCAGCTAGtttaaataaaggaaaagctGACAAGAAGGAGAATG agcATAGCACACCTGCACCATGGAGGTCGGTGCTTCAACGTTCTGCTGACCGACCAGTTACCAAG gTAACGGAAGCGCCGAAAACGGGTGAAGATTCTCCGTTCAGCTTTAAACTTCGTCGCACTTCGTTTTTACGtgattcaaattttaattatgacAACGACGTTGTTGACGTTTAA